One Microbacterium marinum genomic window, ACGACCCGGGGGTGGGACACCCCGACGGTGGTGACGGCGATACCCGAACCGAGGTCGATCAGCGAGTTGCCGTCGGCGTCGACGACCACGCCGCCGCCGGCCGCGATGGCGGCGATGGGCACGGTGTGTCCGACACCGGCGGCGACCGCCGACGCCTTCCGATCCAGCAGCTCCTGCGAGCGCGGCCCTGGGATCGCGGTCGCCAGTCTGCGCTCCTGCGGGAGGGAGGGACCGCCGAGGGGCGTGGACGAGGGCGCGATCGTGGTGCTCATGTCGCGAGCGTAGGGCGGCCGCGAGCCGGCGTCACCTGCCCGCGTGTATAAGCTGGCGACGATCCTGTACACAGTGTACGAAAGAGGCTCGATGGCCGTCGCCAACCCGGAACCGACGCTTCGCGCCCTCCTCGGGCGGGCAGAGCTGTCGCTGCGGCTCGCCTCCGACGCCGCCGACCTCGCCCACGACGCGCTCGACCGGCCGACGCGCTGGGTCCACAGCTCCGACCTCGCCGACCCCACCCCCTTCCTCGCCGACGACCTGGTGCTCCTGACGACGGGCACCCAGTTCCCAGGCGGCGACGACGCCGACCGGGCGCCCTTCGACGCCTACGTCCGTCGACTCGTCGATCGCGGCGTCGCCGCGCTCGGGTTCGGCACCGAGGTGGTGCGCGCCGGCATCCCTTCCGCCCTGCACACCGCCTGTCGCGACGCACGGATGCCGCTGTTCGAGGTGCCGTACAGCACGCCGTTCATCGCCGTCGCGCGCGCCAACGCCGAGACCGTCGCCGCGCAGGCATACGCGCGGCGCAGCTGGGCGCTGTCCGCGCAGCGCGCCATCGCCCTCGCCGCACTCCGCCCCGACGGACTCGCCGCGACGATCGAGGAGCTCGCGCGGCAGTTGGACACCTGGGTCGGCATGTTCGACGCGGCGGGTGAGCTCATGCAGGAGCATCCCGTCGGCGGCATCCCCCAGGCGGCGGCAGCGAGTCTTCGCGCCGAGGTCGACGCGGTGCTGCGCCGCGGCGCACGCGCCGGCTCGTCCCTCCACTCCGGCGAGCGCGCCTTCACCCTGCAGACGCTCGGCCGAGGCGGGAGCCTCCGGGGCGTCGTGGCGATCGCGGCCGGCGAACTCGACCGGGAGGGCCGCGACGTCGTCACGGCCGTCATCGCGATGGCGGGACTGGCGTTGGAACAGCACCAGCGGCTCGGCCGGGCGCGCAACGCCCTCCGCACGGGCATGGTGCATTCCCTGCAGGCGGGCGACCCCGCTCTCGCCGAACGCATCTCCCGCGACATCTGGGGTCCGTTGCCGGCGCCTCCCGTCGTCGTCGCGGTGACGGATGCCACCGGCGCGCGCGGCGACGCGGTCCTCGAGCGCCTCGAGCTCATCGCCGACGAGCGCGGCGGCGCGCTGTTTTACGGGCGCGACGGCTCGGAGATCGTCCTCGTCACGGGTGCCGACGAGGAGGACGAGCTGGACGCGCTCGCGGACGCGCTCGAGCTGCGCCTGGGCGTCTCGTCCGCCGCCGGCTACGAGGACTTCGACGCCGCCCTCACGCAGGCGCGATCGGCGCATCGACGGGTGGATGGGGAGACGGCCGTGGTGCGGTTCTCGACGGTCCGCGCCGACGGGATCCTGGGCGCCGTCGACAGCGCCGCCGGACGCGCGGTGGCATCCGCCGTCCTCGAGCCGCTCGCCGCGCACGATCGCGACCATCGCGGGGCCCTCGTCGCGACCCTCGGTGCCTGGCTCGACGCCGACGGCTCTCACGAGGCGACGGCCCTCACCCTGGGCGTGCACCGGCACACGGTGCGCACCCGCCTGGCTCTCGCGGAGCGGCTCCTCGAGCGGGACCTGGGCTCGTTCGCGGTGCGCGCGGAGCTGTGGGCGGCGTTCCGCCTTCACGGCGGGTGAGCCGTCACCTCGGCGCGTGCGCCTCGAGGAACTCGTAGAGGTCGGTCGTGTCGACGCCGGGGAACGCTCCGGTCGGAAGCGTGGCCAGCAGCGTCCTCGGCGTGCGCACGTTCGGCCAGGCCTGGTCGCGCCACTGCGACTCGAGCTGCTCGGGCGGGCGCCGGCAGCAGACGTCGACCGAGTGGCGTGACACCCCCCGGTTCGTCGTCTCGCGCCCGATGAACCACTTGGTGTCGTCGAAGCGCACCCCGACGCTCACAGAATGCGCTCCATCGCTGGACGATTCCACGCGGGCGGTGCACCAGTAGGTGCCGTT contains:
- a CDS encoding PucR family transcriptional regulator, with the translated sequence MAVANPEPTLRALLGRAELSLRLASDAADLAHDALDRPTRWVHSSDLADPTPFLADDLVLLTTGTQFPGGDDADRAPFDAYVRRLVDRGVAALGFGTEVVRAGIPSALHTACRDARMPLFEVPYSTPFIAVARANAETVAAQAYARRSWALSAQRAIALAALRPDGLAATIEELARQLDTWVGMFDAAGELMQEHPVGGIPQAAAASLRAEVDAVLRRGARAGSSLHSGERAFTLQTLGRGGSLRGVVAIAAGELDREGRDVVTAVIAMAGLALEQHQRLGRARNALRTGMVHSLQAGDPALAERISRDIWGPLPAPPVVVAVTDATGARGDAVLERLELIADERGGALFYGRDGSEIVLVTGADEEDELDALADALELRLGVSSAAGYEDFDAALTQARSAHRRVDGETAVVRFSTVRADGILGAVDSAAGRAVASAVLEPLAAHDRDHRGALVATLGAWLDADGSHEATALTLGVHRHTVRTRLALAERLLERDLGSFAVRAELWAAFRLHGG